One genomic region from Tenuifilum sp. 4138str encodes:
- a CDS encoding antitoxin VbhA family protein: protein MFNAIEVDRKNLTIMGVKFSDLKTLELTAKALGSNMFEGFTPTQKGIEIIRDYVTGKISLTELVAFAKQKAYV, encoded by the coding sequence ATGTTCAATGCAATTGAAGTAGACAGAAAGAATCTGACGATAATGGGGGTCAAATTTTCGGACCTGAAAACTTTAGAACTCACAGCAAAGGCTTTGGGGAGTAACATGTTTGAAGGATTTACACCAACTCAAAAAGGAATTGAAATTATAAGGGATTATGTTACTGGAAAAATATCCCTAACAGAACTTGTGGCATTTGCAAAACAAAAAGCCTATGTCTAA
- a CDS encoding Fic/DOC family protein — MSNSYKYIDPDYSYIDPKTGILRNLLDISDPEVLLFVESSAVTKRLLELYENPIKIRGIDSLFEIHRHLFQDIYIWAGKKRVVEISKDGKQFFPTTYFDNAFSYIDQLIDEYRKIPKNNKRKLAEKLAEILDNVNYLHPFREGNGRAQREFIRLLALEKGLILNLNPPDNISVYERYMKGTVESDVTTLTELIFELITDDK, encoded by the coding sequence ATGTCTAATTCATACAAGTACATAGACCCAGACTACAGCTACATTGACCCCAAGACAGGAATTTTAAGAAATTTACTGGATATATCAGACCCCGAAGTATTACTCTTTGTTGAGAGTAGTGCGGTAACTAAACGACTTTTGGAACTTTACGAGAACCCGATAAAAATTAGGGGAATTGACAGCCTTTTTGAAATTCATAGACATTTGTTTCAAGATATTTACATTTGGGCTGGAAAAAAACGGGTTGTTGAAATCAGCAAAGACGGCAAACAATTCTTCCCAACTACTTACTTTGACAACGCTTTTAGCTATATTGACCAACTAATTGATGAGTACAGGAAAATCCCGAAAAACAACAAAAGGAAATTAGCAGAGAAATTGGCAGAAATATTAGACAATGTTAACTATTTGCATCCCTTCAGAGAAGGAAATGGACGAGCACAAAGAGAATTTATTCGGCTGTTGGCTTTGGAAAAGGGCTTGATATTAAATCTAAACCCACCAGACAATATAAGTGTTTACGAACGTTATATGAAAGGGACTGTTGAAAGCGATGTTACAACGCTGACTGAGCTTATCTTTGAACTTATTACAGATGATAAATGA